One Corynebacterium efficiens YS-314 DNA segment encodes these proteins:
- the leuC gene encoding 3-isopropylmalate dehydratase large subunit, whose translation MTSPVDASSSKEKLTLAEKVWRDHVVSKGENGEPDLLYIDLQLLHEVTSPQAFDGLRMAGRKLRRPDLHLATEDHNVPTEGIKTGSLLEINDQISRLQVSTLRDNCKEFGVRLHPMGDVRQGIVHTVGPQLGATQPGMTIVCGDSHTSTHGAFGAMAFGIGTSEVEHVMATQTLPLKPFKTMAIEVTGELQPGVSSKDLILAIIAKIGTGGGQGYVLEYRGEAIRKLSMDARMTICNMSIEAGARAGMIAPDETTFEYVKGREMAPTGADWDEAVAYWKTLPTDEGAEFDKVVEIDGSSLTPFVTWGTNPGQGLPLSESVPDPEDFTNDNDKAAAEKALQYMDLTPGTPLREIKIDTVFLGSCTNARIEDLEIAAEILKGRKIADDIRMMVVPSSTWVKQEAEKLGLDKIFIEAGAEWRTAGCSMCLGMNPDQLKPGERSASTSNRNFEGRQGPGGRTHLVSPAVAAATAVRGKLSSPADL comes from the coding sequence ATGACCAGCCCCGTGGATGCCAGCTCCTCGAAGGAGAAGCTGACCCTGGCAGAGAAGGTGTGGCGCGACCATGTCGTGTCCAAGGGAGAAAACGGCGAACCCGATCTCCTCTACATCGACCTGCAGCTGCTGCATGAGGTCACCTCCCCGCAGGCCTTCGACGGTCTGCGCATGGCCGGCCGCAAGCTGCGCCGTCCGGACCTGCACCTGGCCACCGAGGACCACAACGTGCCCACCGAGGGCATCAAGACCGGCTCCCTGCTGGAGATCAACGACCAGATCTCCCGCCTCCAGGTGTCCACGCTGCGGGACAACTGCAAGGAGTTCGGTGTCCGCCTGCACCCCATGGGTGATGTGCGTCAGGGCATCGTCCACACCGTCGGCCCGCAGCTGGGTGCCACCCAGCCGGGCATGACCATCGTGTGCGGTGACTCCCACACCTCCACCCACGGTGCCTTCGGCGCCATGGCCTTCGGCATCGGCACCTCCGAGGTCGAGCACGTCATGGCCACCCAGACCCTGCCGCTCAAGCCGTTCAAGACCATGGCCATCGAGGTCACCGGTGAACTGCAGCCGGGCGTGTCCTCCAAGGACCTGATCCTGGCGATCATCGCTAAGATCGGCACCGGCGGCGGCCAGGGATACGTCCTGGAGTACCGCGGCGAGGCCATCCGCAAGCTCTCCATGGATGCCCGCATGACCATCTGCAACATGTCCATCGAGGCCGGTGCCCGCGCGGGCATGATCGCCCCGGATGAGACCACCTTCGAATACGTCAAGGGCCGTGAGATGGCCCCGACCGGCGCGGACTGGGATGAGGCCGTGGCCTACTGGAAGACCCTGCCCACCGATGAGGGTGCGGAGTTCGACAAGGTCGTGGAGATCGACGGTTCCTCCCTGACCCCGTTCGTCACCTGGGGCACCAACCCCGGCCAGGGCCTGCCCCTGTCCGAGTCCGTCCCGGATCCCGAGGACTTCACCAACGATAATGACAAGGCCGCCGCGGAGAAGGCCCTGCAGTACATGGACCTGACCCCGGGCACCCCGCTGCGCGAGATCAAGATCGACACCGTGTTCCTGGGGTCCTGCACCAACGCACGCATCGAGGACCTGGAGATCGCCGCGGAGATCCTCAAGGGCCGCAAGATCGCCGATGATATCCGCATGATGGTGGTTCCCTCCTCCACCTGGGTCAAGCAGGAGGCGGAAAAGCTCGGACTGGACAAGATCTTCATCGAGGCCGGCGCCGAGTGGCGCACCGCGGGCTGCTCCATGTGCCTGGGTATGAACCCAGACCAGCTCAAGCCCGGTGAGCGTTCCGCCTCCACCTCCAACCGCAACTTCGAGGGCCGTCAGGGCCCGGGTGGACGCACCCACCTGGTGTCCCCGGCCGTGGCCGCCGCCACCGCCGTCCGCGGCAAACTGTCCTCACCGGCGGATCTGTAA
- a CDS encoding FAD/NAD(P)-binding protein, which produces MIKVAIIGGGPRGLWASEELFGLARERGVDVDLHVFDDGAGVAYTDDLPDEWLVNVRSSLIRTQLGTFDDWRGIHDDPFPSRHRVGHFLAASWAALGEHVPMGCTLTRHEMHVDSLAPEGRQWLVNGTAFDEVLLATGHAHDWPGALSAEDLPEGVRLIRSPYPPHNLDGIGSQDRVLVRGAALTFIDIIRACDPAVFIPVTRTGQLMTVKPDLGDLDATDLLEEGRKRILGVTDLPELVAVLEDVSARLQELAGRDDDAWGMGIAWRDMYTAIVERASYEGRDSLEGFGDLAREMERVAFGPPPESAEHLQHLIDTGRVDITHLGRGREPLRDLAEELGATVVIDAIIPPPGVVPGTLVADLVEAGHARIRPGTRGLDVEPDGTVMGQTHLSAVGRMTEDVVLGNDTLSRTLHDVIPRWARRVVTGPEQVHGIPPLTARLEPWAADLANDPAACRGLINEFGSPVNVLHSGSMPRNINELVEAGAQMGVDTRIFFARKANKGLTFVDAVRDAGHGVDVASERELSQVLGRGVPGERIILSAAIKPDSLLELAIANGVVISADSRDEFDRIAALAGDSLARVAPRVAPDPATMPPTRFGERVGDWARHLAAPVPGVDIVGLHVHLHGYSAVDRAAALRECCELVDALTTAGHTPRFIDLGGGVPMSYLDSTEQWLKYQSARSAAVDGYADPFTWKSDPLNTTYPYHQTPVRGPWLKQVLGDGVAEMLIERGLRLHLEPGRSLLDGCGLILAEVAFVKTRSDGVPLVGLAMNRTQCRTTSDDYLVDPLHITDEADGEEREAFLVGAYCIEDELILRRRIRFPRGVKAGDIIGIPNTAGYFMHILESASHQIPLAKNVVWPAGELDDIDRLDGSEGEGEAALRHRLEVVR; this is translated from the coding sequence GTGATCAAGGTAGCGATCATCGGGGGCGGACCCCGCGGACTGTGGGCTTCTGAGGAATTATTCGGACTGGCACGGGAACGCGGGGTGGATGTGGATCTGCACGTGTTCGACGACGGTGCCGGTGTGGCCTATACCGATGACCTGCCCGACGAGTGGCTGGTCAATGTGCGTTCCTCGCTGATCCGCACCCAGCTGGGCACCTTCGACGACTGGCGGGGCATACATGATGATCCATTCCCGTCGCGCCACCGGGTCGGCCATTTCCTCGCCGCCTCCTGGGCAGCGCTGGGGGAGCATGTGCCGATGGGCTGCACCCTGACCCGGCATGAGATGCATGTGGATTCGCTCGCTCCGGAAGGACGGCAGTGGCTGGTCAACGGCACCGCCTTCGATGAGGTCCTGCTGGCCACCGGCCATGCCCACGACTGGCCCGGGGCATTGAGCGCCGAGGATCTTCCCGAGGGGGTGCGCCTGATCCGCTCCCCGTACCCACCGCACAACCTGGACGGCATCGGGTCTCAGGACCGGGTCCTGGTGCGCGGGGCGGCCCTGACCTTCATCGACATCATCCGTGCCTGCGATCCGGCCGTGTTCATCCCGGTCACCCGCACCGGCCAGCTGATGACGGTGAAACCGGACCTCGGTGACCTGGATGCGACGGACCTGCTGGAGGAGGGCAGGAAGCGCATCCTGGGTGTTACCGATCTCCCCGAACTGGTCGCGGTGCTGGAGGATGTCTCCGCCCGCCTGCAGGAGCTGGCCGGACGCGACGATGATGCCTGGGGCATGGGGATCGCCTGGCGCGACATGTACACCGCCATCGTGGAACGCGCCTCCTATGAGGGACGCGACAGCCTCGAGGGCTTCGGGGACCTCGCCCGTGAGATGGAACGCGTCGCCTTCGGCCCCCCGCCGGAGAGCGCCGAACATCTCCAGCACCTCATCGACACCGGCAGGGTCGACATCACCCACCTGGGCCGGGGCCGGGAACCACTGCGTGATCTGGCTGAGGAACTGGGTGCCACCGTGGTCATCGACGCCATTATCCCCCCACCCGGGGTGGTGCCGGGAACCCTGGTCGCCGACCTCGTCGAGGCCGGTCACGCACGCATCCGCCCCGGCACCCGTGGCCTGGATGTGGAACCCGATGGCACCGTGATGGGACAGACCCACCTGTCCGCGGTCGGCCGCATGACCGAGGATGTGGTCCTGGGCAATGACACCCTGTCACGCACCCTGCACGATGTGATCCCACGCTGGGCGCGCCGGGTGGTGACAGGCCCCGAGCAGGTCCACGGCATCCCCCCGTTGACCGCGCGCCTGGAACCATGGGCGGCTGACCTGGCCAATGATCCGGCGGCCTGCCGCGGTCTGATCAATGAGTTCGGCAGCCCCGTCAATGTCCTGCACTCCGGGTCCATGCCCCGCAACATCAACGAGCTGGTCGAGGCCGGTGCACAGATGGGTGTGGACACCCGCATCTTCTTCGCCCGCAAGGCCAACAAGGGGCTCACCTTCGTCGACGCGGTGCGCGATGCCGGTCACGGCGTGGATGTGGCCAGTGAACGCGAGCTGTCCCAGGTGCTTGGCCGGGGCGTGCCGGGGGAGCGGATCATCCTCTCCGCCGCCATCAAACCGGACAGCCTGCTGGAGCTCGCGATCGCCAACGGTGTGGTCATCTCCGCGGATTCCCGTGATGAGTTCGACCGGATCGCGGCGCTGGCCGGGGACAGCCTCGCCCGTGTGGCACCCCGCGTGGCACCGGATCCCGCCACGATGCCACCGACCCGTTTCGGTGAGCGCGTCGGTGACTGGGCGCGTCACCTGGCCGCGCCGGTGCCGGGCGTGGACATCGTCGGCCTGCACGTCCACCTCCACGGTTACTCGGCCGTCGACCGCGCGGCCGCACTGCGGGAGTGCTGTGAGCTTGTCGACGCCCTCACCACCGCCGGCCACACCCCCCGCTTCATCGATCTCGGCGGCGGGGTGCCCATGAGCTACCTTGACTCCACCGAGCAGTGGTTGAAGTACCAGTCCGCGCGCAGCGCCGCCGTGGATGGTTATGCTGATCCGTTCACCTGGAAATCCGATCCGCTCAACACCACCTACCCCTACCACCAGACCCCGGTGCGTGGGCCCTGGTTGAAGCAGGTCCTCGGCGACGGTGTGGCGGAGATGCTCATCGAGCGTGGTCTGCGCCTGCACCTGGAGCCGGGCAGGAGTCTGCTGGACGGTTGCGGGCTCATCCTCGCCGAGGTGGCGTTCGTGAAAACCCGCAGTGATGGTGTGCCCCTGGTGGGTCTGGCCATGAACCGCACCCAGTGCCGGACCACCTCCGATGACTACCTCGTCGATCCGCTGCACATCACCGATGAGGCGGACGGTGAGGAGCGGGAGGCCTTCCTGGTCGGGGCCTACTGCATCGAGGATGAACTCATCCTGCGCCGGCGTATCCGCTTCCCGCGTGGGGTGAAGGCCGGCGATATCATCGGCATCCCGAATACCGCCGGTTATTTCATGCACATCCTGGAAAGTGCGTCCCACCAGATCCCCCTGGCCAAGAACGTGGTGTGGCCGGCCGGCGAGCTCGATGACATCGACCGCCTGGATGGGTCAGAGGGGGAGGGTGAGGCAGCTCTGCGCCATCGCCTGGAAGTCGTCCGGTAG
- a CDS encoding nucleoside deaminase, producing the protein MNPNFLHRAVELSRRGMEAGQGGPFGAVIARGDRIIAEAYNTVLATKDPTNHAEIVAIRSAARVLGTVDLTGCELYVNAQPCPMCAGAVYWARLERVYFANTAAESARIGFDDVRIDTELNRNPQDRGIPFEHVPDRRAREVFDDWLRMEGRVEY; encoded by the coding sequence ATGAACCCGAACTTTCTCCATCGCGCCGTCGAGCTGTCCCGCAGGGGAATGGAGGCCGGTCAGGGTGGTCCCTTCGGGGCGGTCATCGCCCGGGGTGACCGCATCATCGCGGAGGCCTATAACACTGTGCTCGCCACGAAGGATCCCACCAACCATGCGGAGATAGTCGCCATCCGGTCCGCGGCCAGGGTCCTGGGTACCGTTGATCTCACCGGGTGCGAGCTCTACGTCAATGCCCAACCGTGTCCGATGTGTGCCGGGGCTGTGTACTGGGCGCGACTCGAGAGGGTGTATTTCGCCAATACCGCAGCAGAGTCCGCACGGATCGGGTTTGATGATGTGAGGATCGATACTGAGTTGAACAGGAATCCGCAGGACCGCGGTATCCCCTTCGAGCACGTCCCGGACCGGCGTGCCCGGGAGGTATTCGACGACTGGCTGCGCATGGAGGGCCGCGTCGAGTATTAA
- a CDS encoding HD domain-containing protein, with product MSILTPRLRRAITVAAVAHRDHVRKGSGIPYITHLFSVMHLLRSVTDDEDVLIAGLLHDTLEDVPEHYSAGHLEADFGARVLRLVRDLTKDDSLPRWRDRSEAYLNHLEHHADRDAVLISLADKTHNLMSIFDDHEVIGERLWERFNSTREENQWWYAQIHRVAVARVGRNQLTDELGELVRRLQLL from the coding sequence ATGAGCATACTCACCCCCAGGCTGCGCCGGGCGATCACCGTGGCCGCCGTGGCACACCGTGATCATGTCCGCAAGGGCAGTGGGATCCCCTACATCACGCATCTGTTCTCCGTCATGCACCTGCTGAGGTCGGTGACCGATGATGAGGATGTGCTCATCGCGGGCCTCCTGCATGACACCCTGGAGGATGTCCCCGAGCATTATTCCGCCGGGCATCTGGAGGCGGACTTCGGGGCCCGGGTGCTGCGGCTGGTGCGCGATCTGACCAAGGACGATTCCCTGCCCCGGTGGCGGGACCGCTCGGAGGCCTACCTCAACCATCTCGAACACCACGCCGACCGCGATGCCGTACTCATCAGCCTGGCGGACAAGACCCACAACCTCATGTCCATCTTTGATGATCATGAGGTCATCGGCGAGCGGTTGTGGGAGAGGTTCAACTCCACCAGGGAGGAGAACCAGTGGTGGTATGCGCAGATCCACCGCGTGGCGGTGGCACGGGTGGGGCGCAACCAGCTCACCGATGAGCTCGGCGAGCTGGTGCGGCGGCTGCAGCTTCTCTGA
- a CDS encoding pyridoxal-phosphate dependent enzyme, translating to MRKLACMNGTTGLKAPGLTIADTIGNTPLVRLDRLTRDRDFTLWAKLEYFNPGGSAKDRTAQAMVTAGTLKPGDMVVESSSGNLGIALAREAVLGDWTFHCVVDPRANRSTVKHMQALGAVVHQITEPDEETGDWLVARRKRVAQLLQEIPEAICLDQYSNTEAFRAHQEGTMAEIVQQLGHAPDHLLVAVSTTGTIGGCLRHIEAHHLPTQVTAVDAMGSVLFDGNPGPRHLPGFGAGMVPELSRQITPHRVLRVADRESVEGARTLVRKETILPGASGGAVIAAVDKLKDVFESGSDVVVILHDSGTRYMDTIYNDDWVEETL from the coding sequence ATGCGTAAGCTCGCGTGCATGAATGGCACAACTGGTCTAAAAGCACCCGGTCTGACGATCGCCGACACGATCGGCAACACCCCGCTCGTGCGGCTGGATCGGCTCACCCGGGACCGGGATTTCACATTGTGGGCGAAGCTGGAGTATTTCAACCCGGGTGGCAGCGCCAAGGATCGCACGGCGCAAGCCATGGTCACCGCCGGCACCCTCAAACCCGGGGATATGGTGGTGGAGTCCAGCTCCGGCAACCTCGGTATCGCGCTGGCCCGGGAGGCGGTGCTCGGCGACTGGACGTTCCACTGTGTGGTGGATCCCCGCGCCAACCGCAGCACCGTGAAACACATGCAGGCACTGGGTGCGGTGGTTCACCAGATCACCGAACCGGATGAGGAAACCGGCGACTGGCTGGTCGCCCGCCGCAAACGGGTTGCGCAGCTGCTTCAGGAGATCCCGGAGGCTATCTGTCTTGATCAGTACTCAAACACCGAGGCCTTCCGCGCGCACCAGGAGGGCACGATGGCCGAGATCGTGCAGCAGCTGGGCCACGCGCCCGACCACCTGCTGGTCGCGGTGAGCACCACCGGCACCATCGGTGGGTGCCTCCGCCATATCGAGGCCCACCACCTGCCCACGCAGGTCACCGCGGTCGACGCCATGGGGTCGGTGCTTTTCGACGGCAACCCCGGCCCCCGTCACCTCCCGGGCTTCGGTGCCGGCATGGTTCCTGAGCTGTCCCGGCAGATCACCCCACACCGGGTGCTGCGGGTGGCTGACCGCGAATCCGTGGAGGGCGCCCGCACCCTGGTCCGGAAGGAGACCATCCTGCCGGGCGCCTCGGGTGGGGCGGTGATCGCAGCCGTCGACAAGCTCAAGGACGTTTTCGAATCCGGCAGCGATGTCGTGGTGATCCTGCACGACAGCGGAACCAGATATATGGACACGATTTACAACGATGATTGGGTGGAGGAGACTCTGTGA
- a CDS encoding peptide MFS transporter, with the protein MNIIEHRSTRVVPVRHPRSMPAMVTIEMWERFSFYGMQAILAYYLYARVGDGGLGMETHHATAVVGAYGAFLYLCTFAGGWISDRLLGAEKTLLGGAVALVIGHLGLSVIPGYPGLAVGLILIALGSGFLKTAAITILGGSYPATSGKRSVGFQYFYLGINIGAFLGPLLTGWLAVHHGYHVGFGAAAVLMLIGLLSYLRMRPGMLESLPEEVRGSIRAPAQPLSPAGRVTTLTVTVIATALVAGVLGTGILPPGMLSHVLLMGTVTVALVLVLQILRSPQVTAAERRRVVAFLPLALASVAFWALQAQIYGVLAVYSDLRLNREVLGWEIPAAWTQSLNPLFILLFTFPLAYLLSRRGDRDPHASTKMGGGVILAGSAMLILLPFVGGGPGSTPFMALALTIAVMTLGELFIGPVGMASTSTHAPRAFATRFSALYFLTIAIGTSAAGSLSTLYDPTSATAEARYLLLMGAAAMLIGVVTLGWSRWLRSRA; encoded by the coding sequence ATGAACATAATTGAACACCGTTCAACTCGGGTTGTGCCGGTGAGGCATCCCCGCTCCATGCCCGCGATGGTCACCATCGAGATGTGGGAGCGTTTCAGCTTCTACGGCATGCAGGCCATCCTCGCGTACTATCTCTACGCCCGGGTGGGCGACGGCGGACTGGGGATGGAAACCCACCATGCCACCGCCGTGGTGGGTGCCTACGGGGCCTTCCTCTACCTGTGTACCTTCGCCGGGGGCTGGATCAGCGACCGTCTGCTCGGCGCGGAGAAAACCCTCCTGGGTGGGGCGGTCGCCCTGGTCATCGGCCACCTGGGTCTGTCTGTCATCCCGGGGTATCCCGGCCTCGCGGTGGGCTTGATCCTCATCGCCCTGGGCTCCGGATTCCTCAAGACCGCGGCGATCACCATCCTGGGAGGTTCCTACCCGGCCACCTCGGGGAAGCGGAGCGTGGGGTTCCAGTACTTCTACCTCGGCATCAACATCGGCGCCTTCCTGGGTCCACTCCTCACCGGATGGCTGGCGGTCCACCATGGCTACCATGTGGGTTTCGGCGCCGCGGCAGTCCTCATGCTCATCGGTCTGCTCTCCTATCTGCGGATGCGCCCGGGCATGCTGGAATCCCTGCCGGAGGAGGTCCGGGGCTCCATACGCGCCCCCGCCCAGCCCCTCAGTCCTGCGGGGAGGGTGACCACCCTGACGGTCACCGTGATCGCCACGGCCCTGGTGGCCGGGGTCCTGGGCACCGGAATCCTGCCACCGGGCATGCTGTCCCATGTCCTGCTCATGGGCACGGTGACCGTTGCGCTCGTGCTCGTCCTGCAGATCCTCCGATCCCCGCAGGTCACCGCAGCTGAACGACGCCGGGTCGTGGCCTTCCTTCCGCTCGCGCTGGCCTCCGTGGCCTTCTGGGCACTACAGGCCCAGATCTATGGTGTGCTCGCTGTGTATTCCGATCTCCGCCTCAACCGCGAGGTCCTCGGCTGGGAGATCCCCGCTGCCTGGACACAGTCACTGAACCCCCTGTTCATCCTGCTCTTCACCTTTCCCCTGGCCTACCTCCTCTCCCGCCGGGGAGACCGTGATCCCCACGCGTCGACCAAGATGGGTGGTGGCGTGATACTGGCGGGTTCGGCCATGCTCATCCTGCTGCCGTTTGTGGGCGGTGGCCCCGGCTCCACCCCGTTCATGGCGCTGGCCCTCACCATTGCCGTGATGACCCTGGGCGAGTTGTTCATCGGGCCGGTGGGTATGGCCTCGACCTCCACCCACGCACCACGGGCATTCGCGACCAGATTCTCCGCCCTGTATTTCCTCACCATCGCGATCGGCACCTCGGCCGCGGGATCCCTGTCGACCCTCTATGACCCCACCTCCGCGACCGCGGAAGCCCGTTACCTCCTCCTCATGGGGGCGGCGGCGATGCTCATTGGCGTGGTCACCCTGGGGTGGTCCCGGTGGCTGCGTTCCCGGGCCTAG
- a CDS encoding adenosylmethionine--8-amino-7-oxononanoate transaminase, whose protein sequence is MHTDTLTPEDILELDKNHIWHPYSAPGAPALPVSATEGIHLHLSDGTQLIDGMSSWWSAVHGHGHPRLVAAATAQAHRMSHVMFGGLTHEPAARLTRALLELVDAPLDTVFYSDSGSVAVEVAVKMALQYSRGIGHPERTRLLTWRSGYHGDTFAAMSVCDPDGGMHSLWSGVLAQQLFAPAPPVRGSDPQELERYLDELESLVDDTVAAIIIEPVVQGAGGMRFHDHRLVAGVREICNRRGILMIADEIATGFGRTGSLFATSAAGVTPDILCVGKALTGGFMTLAATLCTTAVADAITSPRGGGALMHGPTFMANPLACAVAAESLAIIAEGGWRSAVLGIDTELRAGLDPLRREPGVADVRVLGAIGVVEMTTPVDMINATRAAIAEGVWLRPFGRLIYVMPPYVCTTEDIATICRGVAAAVRAAGSRP, encoded by the coding sequence ATGCACACAGACACCCTGACCCCTGAGGACATCCTCGAGCTGGATAAAAACCACATCTGGCACCCCTATTCCGCCCCCGGGGCGCCGGCTCTCCCGGTCTCAGCCACGGAGGGGATCCACCTCCATCTCAGCGATGGCACCCAGCTGATCGACGGCATGAGCTCATGGTGGTCCGCGGTGCATGGACACGGACACCCACGTCTGGTGGCCGCCGCCACCGCCCAGGCCCACCGCATGAGCCACGTGATGTTCGGTGGCCTGACACACGAGCCCGCAGCCCGGCTGACCCGGGCGCTGCTGGAGCTTGTCGACGCCCCCCTGGACACCGTCTTCTACTCCGATTCCGGGTCCGTCGCCGTGGAGGTCGCCGTGAAGATGGCCCTCCAGTACTCCCGTGGCATCGGGCACCCGGAACGCACCCGCCTGCTGACGTGGCGCTCCGGATACCACGGCGACACCTTCGCAGCGATGAGCGTCTGCGATCCCGACGGGGGGATGCATTCCCTGTGGAGCGGTGTCCTGGCGCAGCAGCTCTTCGCACCCGCCCCACCCGTCCGGGGTTCCGACCCGCAGGAACTGGAGCGCTACCTGGACGAGCTTGAGTCCCTGGTGGATGACACCGTGGCCGCGATCATCATCGAACCGGTGGTCCAGGGTGCCGGTGGGATGCGTTTCCATGATCATCGCCTGGTGGCCGGTGTCCGGGAGATCTGCAACCGCCGGGGCATCCTCATGATCGCCGATGAGATAGCCACCGGATTCGGTCGCACCGGCAGTCTGTTCGCCACCTCGGCCGCCGGGGTGACCCCGGACATCCTGTGTGTGGGCAAGGCGCTGACCGGTGGGTTCATGACGCTGGCCGCCACCTTGTGCACCACCGCGGTCGCCGATGCGATCACCTCGCCCCGTGGCGGGGGCGCGCTGATGCACGGCCCCACCTTCATGGCCAATCCCCTGGCCTGCGCGGTGGCTGCGGAATCCCTGGCGATCATCGCCGAGGGTGGGTGGCGCTCTGCGGTGCTCGGGATTGATACGGAACTCAGGGCGGGGCTGGACCCGTTGCGCCGGGAACCCGGGGTGGCCGATGTCCGTGTCCTCGGCGCGATCGGCGTGGTGGAGATGACCACCCCGGTGGATATGATCAACGCCACCCGGGCGGCGATCGCGGAGGGGGTGTGGTTACGTCCCTTCGGACGCCTCATCTACGTCATGCCTCCCTATGTCTGCACCACGGAGGACATCGCCACGATCTGCCGCGGTGTGGCCGCCGCTGTCCGGGCTGCGGGGAGCAGGCCATGA
- the bioD gene encoding dethiobiotin synthase → MSILFISGTGTDVGKTIATAALASAFHHRGDRVIPVKPVQTGEPDGRGDIHTVEKLSGIRGVEFTRYPDPLAPNLAARRAGLPQVTLPDLAREIRDLDAPDRIVLVEGAGGVLVRLADDLTLLDVAAELDAPLVLVTSLGLGSLNAAELSVQAARTAGVEVLGLIGGSASPDPGLAEQLNHGELTRICRVPLLGVLPAGAGDLLPDDFQAMAQSCLTLPL, encoded by the coding sequence ATGAGCATCCTCTTCATCAGCGGCACCGGCACGGATGTGGGCAAGACCATCGCCACCGCGGCACTCGCATCAGCCTTCCACCACCGGGGTGACCGGGTGATCCCCGTCAAACCGGTCCAGACCGGTGAACCGGACGGCCGGGGTGATATCCACACCGTCGAAAAGCTCAGCGGTATCCGCGGGGTGGAGTTCACCCGCTACCCGGACCCGCTGGCACCCAACCTCGCGGCACGGCGCGCGGGTCTGCCCCAGGTGACCCTGCCCGACCTTGCCCGGGAGATCCGCGACCTCGATGCACCCGACCGGATTGTTCTGGTGGAGGGTGCCGGTGGCGTGCTGGTCCGCCTGGCGGATGATCTGACCCTGCTGGACGTCGCCGCCGAGCTCGACGCACCGCTGGTGCTGGTGACCTCCCTGGGACTGGGCAGCCTGAACGCCGCGGAGCTCAGCGTGCAGGCAGCCCGTACCGCCGGTGTTGAGGTGCTGGGGTTGATCGGCGGTTCCGCATCCCCCGATCCCGGACTGGCGGAACAGCTCAACCATGGGGAACTCACCCGGATCTGCCGGGTTCCCCTGCTCGGGGTGCTGCCGGCCGGCGCCGGGGACCTGCTACCGGACGACTTCCAGGCGATGGCGCAGAGCTGCCTCACCCTCCCCCTCTGA
- a CDS encoding IclR family transcriptional regulator, with product MGQQEEHEITTESGIKVLDRAVTILNVIAEQPRSLAELAAATSLPRATAHRLASALEVHGMLARSRDSRWTIGARLASLGARGTDTLIDIAVPIMTDLMERTGESVQLYRLTGNSRTCVASQEPSSGLKNVVPVGTRMPLHAGSAARVFAAHNPGVAPGAFTPADLDQVRATGLAESVSEREVGLASLSCPVFDSNGSMIAVLSISGAAERLRPHPAALWGTELIDAADRLGALL from the coding sequence ATGGGACAGCAAGAAGAACATGAGATCACCACGGAAAGTGGCATCAAGGTACTCGACCGGGCGGTGACCATCCTCAATGTCATCGCCGAACAGCCCCGCTCACTCGCCGAGCTCGCGGCGGCCACCTCCCTGCCGCGCGCGACAGCCCACCGCCTGGCCTCCGCGCTGGAGGTCCACGGCATGCTGGCCCGCTCCCGGGACAGCCGCTGGACCATCGGTGCGCGCCTGGCCTCCCTCGGGGCCCGCGGCACCGACACCCTCATCGACATCGCCGTGCCCATCATGACCGACCTGATGGAACGCACCGGCGAATCCGTCCAGCTCTACCGCCTCACCGGGAATTCCCGCACCTGCGTGGCCAGCCAGGAACCCTCCTCGGGGCTGAAAAACGTCGTCCCGGTGGGTACCCGCATGCCGCTCCACGCCGGTTCCGCGGCCCGGGTGTTCGCCGCCCACAACCCGGGCGTTGCCCCCGGCGCCTTCACGCCCGCCGATCTGGATCAGGTGCGCGCCACCGGCCTCGCGGAATCCGTCAGCGAACGCGAGGTGGGCCTGGCCAGCCTCTCCTGTCCCGTCTTCGACTCCAACGGTTCCATGATCGCCGTGCTGTCCATCTCGGGCGCGGCCGAGCGCCTGCGCCCCCACCCCGCAGCCCTGTGGGGAACCGAGCTTATCGACGCCGCCGACCGCCTCGGTGCTCTGCTGTAG